From Melitaea cinxia chromosome 23, ilMelCinx1.1, whole genome shotgun sequence, the proteins below share one genomic window:
- the LOC123665198 gene encoding uncharacterized protein LOC123665198 — MEEIMIALQNIQKELKVQKLEIQKSGEKVTEQVTLNITNKLEEKFTILEEKHQTLKENVEQQERRIQFMEKQARQRNIIFFGIEENETSYHNLENNILQFIREKLSLKLDCRDIQEIKRVGKKGEKPRPVIVTFSTLGSKISILKQKRLLKDTQYYFNEDYPKYILEKRKELQEEANREREKGNKVTIKYDKLVIFKSNNKRTLMTSPESDSNSQALVINSTTRPNKKNKIKQSNPSIPRSNSVSEGVLKPSILSYLINK, encoded by the coding sequence ATGGAGGAAATTATGATAGCCttacaaaatattcaaaaagaATTGAAAGTTCAAAAATTAGAAATTCAGAAAAGTGGCGAAAAGGTGACAGAACAAGTAACACTCAACATAACTAACAAATTAGAAGAGAAATTTACAATATTGGAAGAAAAACATCAAACCTTGAAAGAAAATGTTGAACAACAAGAAAGAAGAATCCAATTTATGGAAAAACAAGCAAGACAAAGAAACATAATATTCTTCGGAATTGAAGAGAACGAGACATCCTACCATAACTTGGAGAACAATATATTGCAATTCATAAGGGAAAAACTGTCCTTAAAATTGGATTGTAGAGATATTCAGGAAATAAAGAGAGTGGGGAAAAAAGGTGAGAAACCACGACCAGTAATTGTAACTTTTTCTACCCTTGGTTCAAAGATCAGCATTCTTAAgcaaaaaagattattaaaagacacccaatattattttaacgaaGATTACCCTAAGTACATATTAGAAAAAAGGAAAGAACTACAAGAAGAAGCAAATAGAGAGCGCGAGAAAGGAAACAAAGTCACGATAAAATACGATAAACTTGTTATATTCAAATCAAACAACAAAAGAACACTGATGACTTCACCAGAGTCAGATTCCAATTCTCAAGCACTAGTAATTAATAGTACAACCAGACCtaacaagaaaaacaaaataaaacagtcAAACCCATCTATACCCAGATCAAACAGTGTCTCAGAAGGAGTTCTAAAACCAAGCATTCTAAGCtacttaataaacaaataa
- the LOC123665147 gene encoding uncharacterized protein LOC123665147: MDTNEKIYSDSDVVEYASEGQTALDSDDSLPISRRARSVGKRPRLHLASLSPTSDDESHLPLTALARKRSSQREVASREKALEAEVLEAEEGRRAMGVDVGDVRTVEALGVQVAKDVDIILKVATRSTNLKGTFVKALKDAASSINIAMETLKQRTSSDEVRKLQAENTRLRRDVEDLKLQMAELAKNRPLQPVSGPAQDTHSETDREERMRASLLSSIKEMLDSRLADIEERLPPAKTVRPPLAADATGVTLQAPPPAKKKKAARKAKAATVSTAPATAVGDATVTQPRDDEWVAVVKKKKKGKDKSSASGAAAAKSPQQRKKTKSKKKAKSRPPRLVAPRRPAVIMTLEPEAEEQGVTYSHLLKRAAETLNLADLGISERLTVRTAATGGRLLELAKGQTSEAAQRLAQELDRVLEGTARVIQPIKLASLRVSGLDDSVTKQMVAEAAAKATKCDVSVLKTGDVTTGPGGMGASILRCPIPAAKALAQAGRLLVGWSSARVTLLEQRPLRCFKCMGIGHTRPTCPFAVDRSGLCYRCGKEGHIAKNCTGAPSCAVCTSAGKPAAHIMGGRVCRPPKVRRMAVGRAPPPNSRKAAEEAAAMSS; this comes from the coding sequence ATGgatacaaatgaaaaaatttattcaGATAGTGATGTAGTGGAGTACGCGTCGGAGGGGCAGACTGCTCTTGACTCTGATGACAGTCTGCCGATTAGTAGGAGGGCCCGATCTGTCGGGAAACGGCCCCGACTGCACTTGGCCTCGTTGTCGCCAACATCTGACGACGAGAGTCATCTGCCGCTGACTGCGCTAGCACGCAAGCGCAGCAGCCAAAGGGAAGTGGCCTCGCGCGAGAAAGCGCTTGAGGCAGAGGTCTTGGAGGCGGAGGAAGGACGCCGGGCAATGGGTGTCGATGTAGGCGACGTCCGCACTGTCGAAGCCTTAGGCGTGCAAGTCGCGAAGGACGTCgacattatattaaaagtgGCGACGAGATCGACGAACCTCAAGGGGACGTTCGTCAAGGCGCTAAAAGATGCGGCATCGTCGATAAATATTGCGATGGAGACATTAAAGCAGCGCACCTCTTCAGACGAGGTCCGCAAACTCCAAGCGGAGAATACTCGGCTGAGGAGAGACGTTGAAGATTTGAAGTTGCAGATGGCAGAACTGGCCAAAAATCGGCCCTTACAACCTGTCTCTGGTCCAGCACAGGACACACACAGTGAGACGGACAGAGAGGAGCGGATGCGAGCATCCTTGCTCTCTTCGATCAAGGAGATGCTCGACTCCCGCCTCGCAGACATCGAGGAGAGGCTGCCGCCGGCGAAGACAGTCCGTCCGCCGCTAGCAGCAGATGCTACAGGGGTTACGCTGCAGGCGCCGCCACCAGCAAAAAAGAAAAAGGCGGCGCGAAAGGCAAAAGCCGCCACGGTCTCCACGGCCCCTGCGACGGCTGTTGGCGATGCGACGGTGACCCAACCTCGTGACGACGAATGGGTCGCCGTtgttaaaaagaagaagaagggcAAGGACAAATCTTCTGCGTCAGGTGCTGCTGCCGCTAAGTCACCGCAGCAGCGAAAGAAGACAAAGTCAAAGAAGAAGGCGAAATCCCGTCCTCCCAGGTTGGTGGCCCCCCGTAGGCCCGCAGTGATTATGACACTGGAGCCAGAAGCAGAGGAACAGGGGGTCACCTACAGCCACCTACTCAAGCGGGCTGCGGAAACGCTAAATTTGGCTGACCTGGGAATAAGTGAAAGGTTGACTGTGCGCACTGCCGCAACCGGAGGCAGGCTGTTGGAGCTGGCGAAAGGCCAGACTTCGGAAGCGGCACAGCGTCTGGCGCAGGAGCTTGACCGCGTCCTCGAAGGCACGGCGAGAGTCATCCAGCCCATAAAGCTCGCGAGTCTTCGAGTTTCTGGACTGGATGACTCTGTCACTAAACAAATGGTGGCAGAGGCGGCAGCCAAGGCCACCAAATGCGACGTCAGCGTCCTTAAAACCGGCGATGTAACGACTGGACCAGGAGGGATGGGCGCCTCAATATTAAGGTGTCCGATCCCTGCCGCGAAGGCTCTGGCACAAGCCGGCAGACTCCTTGTCGGCTGGAGCTCTGCCAGAGTCACACTACTGGAGCAGCGCCCGTTGCGCTGCTTCAAATGTATGGGCATAGGGCACACCCGCCCAACATGTCCCTTCGCGGTGGACCGGAGTGGTCTGTGTTACCGGTGCGGCAAGGAGGGGCATATTGCCAAAAACTGCACCGGGGCTCCTAGTTGTGCTGTATGCACCAGCGCCGGAAAACCGGCTGCGCATATAATGGGAGGGCGGGTTTGTCGTCCTCCAAAGGTCCGGCGAATGGCGGTGGGGCGTGCCCCCCCTCCAAATAGTCGAAAAGCTGCGGAGGAGGCTGCGGCGATGTCGTCGTAG
- the LOC123665148 gene encoding uncharacterized protein LOC123665148, with product METKTKTKLPQEGTCASGKGESLRASSDARCPFDSGEGTLCYCDSPHMGVDVVPGKGGATSARNTDSDNSLRSGGSNEPSLSRTGLPSRDRKGRFLSRQKGPSKGQDKGGNRFAVLAADDKTDTDTDMVSGSPDRHIALTGRRKRPSSSTFASGRDGSDTEAEGAGLAKINTARRGKARGTTAGPSREKFLKPAPVRPEPVNILIDNESDVGSSIVDDVVALNAQELRARAGEGLAVILEVARKSGNLKGEFVAKLKRSATDLSEVVDAFASRTEADEVRRLRAENRRFRIEIEAMKTELKAMRRGFAEAKTEAAANAAAAAAAAANASVAGPPATLPVAAMLEEFKHSLTCSLGDMMNVRLAQIEERLPPAPSVRPQLGAGGPRRPETAATTSAAPSTVAREETWATVVKRGKGKRKGKGKSSAPPSTPAVEGRTAAPAVKPTGKPAAASSARPAAKPTAKPTKQSGRPATKATVKAKFKAPKTAAVVVQLQPAAVEKGQTYDSIFRSAEDTVKLEELGIERILFRHTATGARMLEIPGSDKEEKADRLASRLREALSDVATVVRPVKTAQVRISGLDDTATPERVAAAVAKATSSDVGTVRVGAIRSGFGGMGSTVVTCPVSVAKALTEGGRLLIGWSSVRVSALEALPMRCFKCMGLGHTRPKCPASVDRGNLCFKCGNAGHKVASCPEKTPRCVVCAEGGKPSGHIMCGRRCRPATSKGKGALGTRAPRETASQTAADGVAPPAAAGEVEVVMSE from the coding sequence ATGGAAACAAAGACTAAAACGAAACTACCCCAGGAGGGTACCTGCGCCTCCGGCAAAGGAGAATCCCTCCGTGCATCTTCGGATGCACGCTGCCCGTTCGATTCTGGGGAGGGCACCCTTTGTTACTGTGATTCGCCCCATATGGGCGTTGACGTTGTGCCCGGGAAGGGCGGTGCGACCTCTGCAAGAAATACGGACTCCGATAACAGCCTTCGGAGTGGCGGCTCAAACGAGCCGTCACTCTCGAGGACTGGTCTCCCCTCGCGAGATCGCAAGGGGAGATTCCTCTCACGCCAAAAAGGCCCTTCTAAGGGCCAGGACAAAGGTGGAAACCGTTTTGCGGTTCTGGCTGCGGACGACAAAACGGACACCGATACAGACATGGTTTCGGGATCCCCTGACAGGCATATTGCCTTGACGGGACGGCGGAAGCGACCCTCATCCTCGACCTTCGCGTCTGGGCGTGACGGTTCGGACACGGAGGCCGAGGGCGCGGGCCTCGCTAAAATTAACACGGCGAGAAGGGGAAAGGCGAGAGGAACCACGGCGGGTCCTTCCCGCGAAAAGTTCCTCAAGCCAGCACCTGTCCGGCCGGAACCCGTAAACATACTCATCGACAACGAGTCCGACGTCGGCTCGTCGATCGTAGACGACGTTGTTGCGCTCAACGCGCAGGAACTCAGGGCGCGCGCGGGCGAGGGACTCGCCGTAATACTAGAGGTTGCCCGGAAATCCGGGAACCTCAAAGGCGAGTTCGTCGCAAAGCTGAAGAGGTCCGCGACGGACCTGAGCGAGGTGGTCGACGCCTTTGCCTCTAGGACCGAGGCCGATGAAGTGAGGCGGCTCCGAGCGGAGAACCGCCGCTTCAGGATCGAAATAGAGGCAATGAAAACGGAGCTGAAGGCGATGCGGCGCGGCTTCGCCGAGGCGAAGACGGAAGCGGCCGCtaacgccgccgccgccgccgccgccgctgccaACGCCTCAGTCGCCGGTCCACCTGCGACACTTCCGGTGGCGGCCATGCTAGAGGAGTTCAAGCACTCCTTGACCTGCTCGCTGGGCGATATGATGAACGTCCGGCTGGCGCAGATCGAGGAGAGGCTGCCGCCGGCTCCGTCGGTCCGCCCCCAACTGGGAGCTGGTGGACCTCGACGCCCTGAGACGGCGGCCACTACGTCAGCGGCCCCCTCCACGGTTGCCCGGGAGGAAACCTGGGCAACAGTGGTCAAAAGAGGGAAGGGCAAGAGGAAGGGGAAAGGGAAGTCCTCCGCCCCTCCATCTACACCTGCAGTCGAAGGCCGGACTGCCGCCCCTGCGGTGAAGCCGACTGGCAAGCCAGCCGCGGCGTCGTCCGCGCGACCGGCCGCCAAGCCGACCGCCAAGCCGACCAAGCAGTCCGGAAGGCCGGCAACAAAGGCGACGGTTAAGGCCAAATTCAAGGCCCCGAAGACTGCGGCAGTCGTCGTCCAGCTGCAGCCGGCGGCTGTAGAGAAGGGTCAAACTTACGACTCCATCTTCCGGTCGGCTGAAGACACCGTGAAATTGGAGGAACTGGGGATCGAGCGCATCCTCTTCCGTCATACGGCGACGGGAGCGAGGATGCTCGAGATCCCCGGTTCCGACAAAGAGGAGAAGGCCGACCGGCTCGCCAGCCGGCTCAGGGAGGCCCTCTCGGACGTGGCCACCGTCGTCAGGCCCGTTAAGACCGCGCAGGTGCGCATCTCGGGCCTGGATGACACGGCCACTCCCGAGAGGGTGGCGGCGGCGGTCGCGAAGGCGACATCGTCCGATGTCGGCACGGTGAGGGTCGGGGCGATCCGCTCCGGCTTCGGCGGCATGGGCTCCACCGTCGTAACCTGCCCCGTCTCGGTTGCGAAAGCGCTGACCGAGGGGGGCAGGCTACTGATCGGCTGGAGCTCGGTGCGAGTGTCGGCCCTGGAGGCGCTCCCCATGCGCTGCTTTAAGTGCATGGGGTTGGGCCACACGCGCCCGAAGTGTCCGGCGTCTGTCGACAGGGGCAACCTCTGCTTTAAATGCGGGAACGCGGGGCACAAGGTCGCCTCCTGCCCGGAGAAGACACCGCGCTGCGTGGTGTGCGCCGAGGGAGGTAAACCCTCGGGGCACATCATGTGCGGCCGCAGGTGCAGGCCTGCGACCTCGAAAGGAAAGGGGGCCCTCGGAACCCGGGCCCCCCGAGAGACCGCAAGCCAGACAGCCGCAGACGGCGTTGCCCCCCCGGCCGCGGCGGGGGAGGTGGAGGTTGTGATGTCTGAGTAA
- the LOC123665145 gene encoding uncharacterized protein LOC123665145, with protein sequence MDTNEKIYSDSDVVEYASEGQTALDSDDSLPISRRARSVGKRPRLHLASLSPTSDDESQLPLTALARKRSSQREVASREKALEAEVLEAEEGRRAMGVDVGDVRTVEALGVQVAKDVDIILKVATRSTNLKGTFVKALKDAASSINIAMETLKQRTSSDEVRKLQAENTRLRRDVEDLKLQMAELAKNRPLQPVSGPAQDTHSETDREERMRASLLSSIKEMLDSRLADIEERLPPAKTVHPPLAADATGVTLQAPPPAKKKKAARKAKAVTYSAEPATAADRATATLPGDAEWVTVAKKKGKNKKKDKSPASDVAAAKSPQQRKKTKKKAKSRRPRLVAPRRPAVIITLEPEAEEQGVTYSHLLKRAAETLNLADLGISEGLNVRTAATGGRLLELAKGQTSEVAQRLAQELDRVLEGTARVVQPMKLASLRVSGLDDSVTKQMVAEAAAKATKCDVSVIKTGEVSTGPGGMGASILRCPIPAAKALAQTGRLLVGWSSARVTLLEQRPLRCFKCMGIGHTRPTCPFAVDRSGLCYRCGKEGHIAKNCTGAPSCAVCTSAGKPAAHIMGGRVCRPPKVRRMAVGRAPPPNSRKAAEEAAAMSS encoded by the coding sequence ATGgatacaaatgaaaaaatttattcaGATAGTGATGTAGTGGAGTACGCGTCGGAGGGGCAGACTGCTCTTGACTCTGATGACAGTCTGCCGATTAGTAGGAGGGCCCGATCTGTCGGGAAACGGCCCCGACTGCACTTGGCCTCGTTGTCGCCAACATCTGACGACGAGAGTCAACTGCCGCTGACTGCGCTAGCACGCAAGCGCAGCAGCCAAAGGGAAGTGGCCTCGCGCGAGAAAGCGCTTGAGGCAGAGGTCTTGGAGGCGGAGGAAGGACGCCGGGCAATGGGTGTCGATGTAGGCGACGTCCGCACTGTCGAAGCCTTGGGCGTGCAAGTCGCGAAGGACGTCgacattatattaaaagtgGCGACGAGATCGACGAACCTCAAGGGGACGTTCGTCAAGGCGCTAAAAGATGCGGCATCGTCGATAAATATTGCGATGGAGACATTAAAGCAGCGCACCTCTTCAGACGAGGTCCGCAAACTCCAAGCGGAGAATACTCGCCTGAGGAGAGACGTTGAAGATTTGAAGTTGCAGATGGCAGAACTGGCCAAAAATCGGCCCTTACAACCTGTCTCTGGTCCAGCACAGGACACACACAGTGAGACGGACAGAGAGGAGCGGATGCGAGCATCCTTGCTCTCTTCGATCAAGGAGATGCTCGACTCCCGCCTCGCAGACATCGAGGAGAGGCTGCCGCCGGCGAAGACAGTCCATCCGCCGCTAGCAGCAGATGCTACAGGGGTTACGTTGCAGGCGCCGCCCCCAGCAAAAAAGAAAAAGGCGGCGCGAAAGGCGAAAGCCGTGACATATTCTGCGGAGCCTGCGACAGCTGCTGACAGGGCGACGGCTACCCTACCAGGTGACGCCGAATGGGTCACCGTCGCAAAAAAGAAGGGCAAAAACAAAAAGAAGGACAAATCTCCTGCGTCGGATGTCGCTGCTGCGAAGTCACCGCAGCAGCGAAAGAAGACAAAGAAGAAGGCGAAATCCCGTCGTCCCAGGTTGGTGGCCCCCCGTAGGCCCGCAGTGATTATTACACTGGAGCCAGAAGCAGAGGAACAGGGGGTCACCTACAGCCACTTACTCAAGCGGGCTGCGGAAACGCTAAATTTGGCTGACCTGGGAATAAGTGAAGGGTTGAATGTGCGCACTGCCGCAACCGGAGGCAGGCTGTTGGAGCTGGCGAAAGGCCAGACTTCGGAAGTGGCACAGCGTCTGGCGCAGGAGCTTGACCGCGTCCTCGAAGGCACGGCGAGAGTCGTCCAGCCCATGAAGCTCGCGAGTCTTCGAGTTTCTGGACTGGATGACTCCGTCACTAAACAAATGGTGGCAGAGGCGGCAGCCAAGGCCACCAAATGCGACGTCAGCGTCATTAAAACCGGCGAAGTGTCGACTGGACCAGGAGGGATGGGCGCCTCAATACTAAGGTGTCCGATCCCTGCCGCGAAGGCTCTGGCACAGACCGGCAGACTCCTTGTCGGCTGGAGCTCTGCCAGAGTCACACTACTGGAGCAGCGCCCGTTGCGCTGCTTCAAATGTATGGGCATAGGGCACACCCGCCCAACATGTCCCTTCGCGGTGGACCGGAGTGGTCTGTGCTACCGGTGCGGCAAGGAGGGGCATATTGCCAAAAACTGCACCGGGGCTCCTAGTTGTGCTGTATGCACCAGCGCCGGAAAACCGGCTGCGCATATAATGGGAGGGCGGGTTTGTCGTCCTCCAAAGGTCCGGCGAATGGCGGTGGGGCGTGCCCCCCCTCCAAATAGTCGAAAAGCTGCGGAGGAGGCTGCGGCGATGTCGTCGTAG